The following proteins are encoded in a genomic region of Papaver somniferum cultivar HN1 unplaced genomic scaffold, ASM357369v1 unplaced-scaffold_10, whole genome shotgun sequence:
- the LOC113326558 gene encoding nodulation-signaling pathway 2 protein-like, with protein METIDIETLLAMEFDRVNGNDYLSYPDGTSMFEVDSLLNFNHIHAHDQDTATGHLDLEKVDVDIEFCLEMNPGVSECMDTVVEETCHVKENIQEEFMEESGLTDVLLTAAEAIEAEDWLLAFIVVESLNSRLIDRENGENSFMKLVFFFTQGLHYKSFKAPELSPITPIQKPTDTMSVFQMLQELTPYLKFAHFAANQAILETTKGDPEVHVIDFDVLEGIQWPPLMIDLVSRKGVSLRITAVVGDPTSMGYIRQTGRRLKEFAGSIYLPFRNFASVNCFLNGVRKLSPKMIILTEEEILNLAKIPSMSFVDFFCKAFHHYTALYESLVTSCRGYKVGLKLIEKVIELRILDSLKQFPFGSSDKKSWEGGFSALKGYKAIPMSYHNVSQAKYLVGIFSGGYWVQHEKCKLGLCWKSRPLISTIIWVPL; from the exons ATGGAAACAATTGATATAGAAACCTTACTAGCAATGGAGTTTGATCGTGTTAATGGCAACGACTACTTGAGTTACCCGGATGGTACTAGTATGTTTGAAGTTGATTCTCTTTTGAACTTCAATCATATTCATGCTCATGACCAAGATACTGCGACCGGCCATTTGGATCTGGAGAAAGTTGATGTTGATATTGAATTCTGTTTAGAGATGAATCCTGGTGTAAGTGAGTGCATGGATACAGTTGTGGAGGAGACTTGTCATGTGAAGGAAAATATTCAAGAAGAGTTCATGGAAGAAAGCGGCTTAACAGATGTTTTATTGACGGCAGCTGAAGCTATTGAAGCCGAAGACTGGCTGTTGGCCTTCATAGTGGTCGAGAGTCTCAATAGTCGCCTTATTGATCGAGAAAATGGAGAGAACTCTTTCATGAAACTAGTATTTTTCTTCACTCAAGGTCTGCATTACAAGAGCTTTAAGGCCCCTGAATTATCACCCATAACGCCAATCCAGAAACCAACAGATACAATGTCCGTCTTTCAGATGCTCCAAGAGCTCACACCTTACTTAAAGTTTGCACATTTTGCAGCAAACCAAGCAATCCTCGAGACAACTAAAGGAGACCCGGAAGTTCATGTGATTGACTTCGACGTTTTGGAAGGGATTCAATGGCCACCACTAATGATTGATTTGGTATCAAGGAAGGGAGTTTCTTTAAGAATAACTGCTGTTGTTGGTGACCCAACAAGCATGGGCTACATTCGGCAAACTGGCAGAAGGTTAAAAGAGTTTGCCGGTTCAATCTATTTGCCATTCAG GAACTTTGCATCAGTTAACTGTTTCTTAAACGGCGTTCGCAAACTTTCTCCGAAGATGATTATCCTAACAGAAGAAGAAATACTGAACTTGGCTAAAATCCCATCAATGTCCTTTGTAGATTTCTTTTGTAAGGCTTTTCATCATTACACTGCACTATATGAATCACTAGTTACTAGCTGTAGGGGTTACAAAGTGGGATTGAAGCTGATTGAGAAGGTCATAGAACTTCGGATTCTCGATAGTTTGAAGCAATTTCCTTTTGGGAGCAGTGACAAGAAGAGCTGGGAAGGTGGATTTTCAGCACTGAAGGGTTATAAGGCTATACCAATGAGTTATCATAATGTTTCTCAGGCAAAATACTTGGTGGGAATCTTTAGTGGAGGTTATTGGGTGCAACATGAAAAATGTAAGTTGGGCTTGTGTTGGAAATCAAGACCCTTGATATCAACTATTATTTGGGTGCCGCTGTAA